A part of Acropora palmata chromosome 6, jaAcrPala1.3, whole genome shotgun sequence genomic DNA contains:
- the LOC141885355 gene encoding acetyl-coenzyme A transporter 1-like gives MITRSRAAEAARRNEEPSREDHQIDNGLIIDLTMKKSKVNRRADEAKLMEENKAESILKPYLKRDKGNIALLVFLYVLQGIPLGLAGAMPLLLQTKSVAYKDQAKFSLVFWPFSIKLLWAPIVDTAYFSRFGRRKTWLVPVQYLIGIFMLVLSRHIEKLIDENTGEGPSILLLTAIFFSLNFLAATQDIAVDGWALTMLSRENVGYASTCNSVGQTAGYFMGNVVFLALTSADLSNKYLRTEPQPTGVVTLSGFFYFWGIIFLVCTTLVGLFKREKSEKELHGEEAVEGIVDGYKTLIKILHRPSILNLIFILLTVKIGFAATDSVTGLKMIESGVPKENLALLAIPMVPIQILLPVYISRYTAGPRPLDVFIKSMPYRLFMGVVFVLCVWWTNIVRGPGQEAFPIYFYATILLVYAVHQVTLYCMFVSLMAFHSRISDPRVGGTYLTLLNTVTNFGGNWCQTLALWMVDGLTWTTCVGGSVTQHCSGKINAKACSDAGGVCKTLVDGYYVESLICVVLGFLWLQWKGQKTRSLQDLPESVWKYQ, from the exons ATGATTACACGTTCGCGAGCCGCAGAGGCAGCAAGAAGAAATGAAGAGCCTTCACGAGAGGATCATCAAATTGACAATGGACTTATTATTGATTTGACGATGAAGAAAAGTAAGGTCAACCGACGGGCGGACGAAGCTAAATTgatggaagaaaacaaagcgGAGAGCATATTAAAACCATATCTAAAAAGGGATAAAGGGAATATAGCTCTTCTTGTGTTTCTTTATGTCCTACAAGGCATTCCTCTAGGATTAGCCGGAGCGATGCCACTGTTGCTACAAACAAAAAGTGTCGCTTACAAAGATCAAGCAAAGTTTAGCCTTGTGTTTTGGCCGTTTAGTATAAAACTGTTATGGGCTCCCATCGTAGATACAGCttatttttcaaggtttggACGCAGAAAAACCTGGCTTGTACCAGTGCAGTACTTGATTGGAATTTTCATGCTTGTTTTATCGAGG CAcatagaaaaattaattgatgAGAATACAGGAGAAGGCCCAAGCATACTGTTGTTAACTGCTATTTTCTTCTCCCTCAACTTCCTGGCTGCCACTCAAGACATTGCTGTTGATGGCTGGGCCCTCACAATGTTATCACGCGAAAATGTTGGTTATGCATCCACCTGCAATTCTGTAGGCCAAACAGCTGGATATTTCATGGGCAATGTTGTGTTCTTGGCTTTGACATCTGCAGATTTAAGTAACAAGTATCTCAGAACTGAGCCTCAGCCAACAGGAGTTGTAACATTGTCTggatttttttacttttgggGAATTATATTCCTAGTTTGCACAACTCTGGTTGGATTGTTTAAACGAGAAAAGTCAGAGAAGGAACTTCATGGAGAAGAAGCAGTAGAAGGAATTGTGGATGGCTATAAAACGTTGATTAAAATTCTGCATCGTCCCAGTATTTTGaacctcattttcattctccTCACTGTTAAG ATTGGCTTTGCTGCTACTGATTCTGTTACTGGCCTCAAAATGATTGAATCTGGTGTTCCTAAAGAGAACCTGGCTCTTCTTGCCATTCCTATGGTGCCAATTCAGATTCTATTGCCAGTTTACATCAGCAGATACACTGCAG GTCCTCGACCTTTGGATGTATTTATCAAATCTATGCCATACAGACTTTTTATGGGTGTTGTGTTTGTGTTGTGTGTGTGGTGGACAAACATCGTACGCGGACCAGGCCAGGAAGCTTTTCCGATTTATTTCTATGCCACAATACTATTAGTTTATGCAGTTCATCAG gtgACCCTGTATTGTATGTTTGTGTCCCTTATGGCGTTTCACTCTCGCATCAGTGATCCACGTGTCGGTGGTACCTATTTAACCCTTCTTAACACAGTCACAAATTTTGGCGGTAACTGGTGCCAAACGTTGGCCTTATGGATGGTGGACGGGCTAACTTGGACAACCTGCGTTGGGGGATCTGTAACACAGCATTGTAGTGGAAAGATAAACGCGAAG GCCTGCTCAGACGCAGGTGGTGTCTGTAAGACTCTGGTGGATGGTTACTACGTGGAGTCACTTATTTGTGTCGTTCTTGGTTTCCTATGGCTGCAATGGAAAGGGCAGAAAACACGATCTCTTCAAGATTTACCAGAGTCTGTTTGGAAATATCAATGA